One genomic window of Trueperaceae bacterium includes the following:
- a CDS encoding AAA family ATPase, with product MGAGGSGAIGDGAVDGEGTRLEIRLLGGFAVARGGASVNIGSRAAQALLAYLALTAGARHRRERLAALLWPDASDESARQNLRNALWALRKALGEEHFLADKISVGLDPGSGYLLDAAELARGGGVAELEAAVAAYGGELLPGFYEEWVLLERERLRAEFDARMERLVELLLAEGRAHDALRWAERWVAQGQAPEPAYRSLMLARHALGDQAGVANAYRRCVKALEEELGVEPSPETRSLYERLLREPPEPRAEGPPAARPAAPAEPEQEPVTVPEATPDALPAFLAAAAERVQPLPRVVGREPELGRLAAALDDAVAGRGRAVFVTGEAGRGKSSLLTEFARRAPEEHPTLVVLTGNCDAFTGAGDPLLPFRDALETLTGDLEPRLLAGTLDRALAERLWRLMPRAVEAVALHGPELLGGFLRWGPLLSRAAQRDPSGRLRAALAEAAPTPSLADQGALFEAYTRVLRAVAAESPVVLLLEDLHWADASSVALLFHLARRLAGARVLVVGSLRAEELSLEDGGEARSLPRLVAELERAQGAVRVDLDAGAAGRAFVDELLDSEPNRLGEEFRERLARLTEGLPLFAVELLAEMRAAGGLVRDGTGAWTAAPDITWHALPARVEGVIRTRLERLDPDLVEALQVGSVEGATFTAEVVARVLGVDARQLTRRLSGEAERAHQLLEGVELARVGGRRLARFRFRHDLFQRYLYGGLTGLDRAVLHEEVGTALEELHAEETGAVAVELARHFEEGGLGERAARYLLAAGRQAAALYAHAEAAAHLRRALDLLAGAPASPENERVRLDALLLLGSSLQAMHGYSVPEVAAAFERARSVAAGLGAAREEFAAAWSLSLYHSQRAEYGRAVELGEELLAIGRREGDERLLLQAHHAVWFAVFCLGDFAAVLEHAAAGAALYPLGAGEEESLRTGNHDAGACAHLFAARSLWYLGRPDEALAEGERALELAAGFSRPDSLAHAYAHAAELFVLRGDGERAGALAARCREVAAANGLGFWAAWAAIMRGSALVLLGSVEEGIAAMRQGRAEYPGIGVAEELTLWARLAEAHADLGQAGEAEECLAAAFAAADRMAAEVWRAELHRLRGKLAALRGEAAAEWAPAFDLAADVASRHGARSLELRAATSRQEAALAAGDGELRREARAKLAAVLGTFTEGHDTADLRRARELLEGD from the coding sequence GTGGGCGCCGGTGGGAGCGGGGCGATCGGGGACGGCGCGGTGGACGGCGAGGGAACGAGGCTGGAGATCCGGCTCCTGGGCGGTTTCGCGGTGGCGCGGGGCGGCGCGTCCGTGAACATCGGCTCGCGGGCCGCCCAGGCGCTGCTCGCCTACCTGGCGCTGACGGCGGGCGCGCGGCACAGGCGCGAGCGCCTCGCCGCCCTCCTGTGGCCCGACGCCAGCGACGAGAGCGCGCGCCAGAACCTGCGCAACGCTCTGTGGGCGCTGCGCAAGGCGCTGGGGGAGGAGCACTTCCTCGCCGACAAGATCAGCGTGGGGCTGGACCCCGGCTCCGGGTACCTCCTGGACGCGGCGGAGCTGGCGCGCGGCGGCGGCGTCGCGGAGCTGGAGGCGGCGGTAGCGGCCTACGGGGGCGAGCTGCTGCCCGGCTTCTACGAGGAGTGGGTGCTGCTAGAGCGCGAGCGCCTGCGCGCCGAGTTCGACGCGAGGATGGAGCGGCTGGTCGAGCTCCTGCTCGCCGAGGGACGAGCGCACGACGCCCTGCGCTGGGCCGAGCGCTGGGTCGCCCAGGGCCAGGCGCCCGAGCCGGCCTACCGGTCCCTGATGCTGGCGCGGCACGCCCTCGGCGACCAGGCCGGCGTGGCGAACGCCTACCGGCGGTGCGTGAAGGCGCTCGAGGAGGAGCTGGGCGTCGAGCCCTCGCCCGAGACGCGCTCGCTCTACGAGCGCCTGCTGCGCGAGCCGCCGGAGCCCAGGGCGGAGGGGCCGCCCGCCGCGCGCCCCGCGGCGCCAGCGGAGCCCGAGCAGGAGCCGGTGACCGTCCCCGAGGCGACGCCGGACGCGCTCCCCGCCTTCCTCGCCGCCGCCGCGGAGCGCGTGCAGCCGCTGCCCAGGGTCGTGGGCCGCGAGCCCGAGCTGGGCCGCCTGGCCGCCGCGCTCGACGACGCCGTCGCCGGGCGCGGGCGCGCGGTGTTCGTGACCGGCGAGGCCGGTCGCGGCAAGTCGAGCCTCCTCACCGAGTTCGCGCGCCGCGCGCCGGAGGAGCACCCGACCCTCGTCGTCCTGACGGGAAACTGCGACGCCTTCACCGGCGCGGGCGACCCGCTGCTGCCGTTCCGCGACGCGCTCGAGACCCTCACCGGCGACCTGGAGCCCCGCCTGCTGGCCGGCACGCTCGACCGCGCGCTCGCCGAGCGCCTGTGGCGGCTCATGCCGCGGGCGGTGGAGGCCGTCGCGCTGCACGGGCCCGAGCTCCTCGGCGGCTTCCTGAGGTGGGGCCCGCTGCTCTCGCGGGCGGCCCAGCGCGACCCGAGCGGACGCCTGCGGGCGGCGCTCGCCGAGGCCGCCCCGACGCCTAGCCTCGCCGACCAGGGCGCCCTCTTCGAGGCGTACACCAGGGTGCTGCGCGCCGTCGCGGCGGAGAGCCCCGTGGTCCTGCTGCTCGAGGACCTGCACTGGGCCGACGCGTCCTCCGTCGCCCTCCTCTTCCACCTCGCCAGGCGCCTCGCCGGCGCGCGGGTCCTCGTCGTCGGCTCGCTGCGCGCCGAGGAGCTTTCCCTCGAGGACGGCGGGGAGGCTCGCTCGCTCCCGCGCCTCGTGGCCGAGCTGGAGCGGGCCCAGGGCGCGGTGCGCGTGGACCTCGACGCCGGCGCGGCGGGCCGCGCGTTCGTCGACGAGCTCCTCGACAGCGAGCCGAACAGGCTGGGCGAGGAGTTCCGCGAGCGCCTGGCCCGCCTCACCGAGGGCCTGCCGCTGTTCGCCGTCGAGCTCCTCGCGGAGATGAGGGCGGCGGGCGGGCTGGTGCGCGACGGGACCGGGGCCTGGACCGCCGCCCCCGACATCACCTGGCACGCCCTGCCGGCGCGCGTCGAGGGCGTGATCCGCACGCGGCTCGAGCGGCTCGACCCCGACCTCGTCGAGGCGCTGCAGGTGGGCAGCGTCGAGGGCGCGACCTTCACGGCCGAGGTCGTGGCGCGCGTGCTCGGCGTCGACGCGCGGCAGCTCACGCGGCGCCTCAGCGGCGAGGCGGAACGGGCCCACCAGCTCCTCGAGGGCGTGGAGCTGGCGCGCGTGGGCGGCAGGCGGCTGGCGCGCTTCCGCTTCCGCCACGACCTGTTCCAGCGCTACCTCTACGGCGGCCTGACCGGGCTCGACCGCGCCGTGCTCCACGAGGAGGTCGGTACGGCGCTGGAGGAGCTGCACGCCGAGGAGACGGGAGCCGTCGCCGTCGAGCTGGCCAGGCACTTCGAGGAGGGCGGCCTGGGGGAGCGGGCCGCCCGCTACCTGCTCGCGGCCGGCCGGCAGGCCGCCGCCCTCTACGCCCACGCCGAGGCCGCAGCGCACCTGCGCCGCGCCCTCGACCTCCTCGCGGGAGCGCCGGCGTCGCCCGAGAACGAGCGCGTGCGCCTCGACGCGCTGCTGCTCCTCGGCTCGTCGCTCCAGGCGATGCACGGCTACTCGGTGCCCGAGGTGGCCGCGGCGTTCGAGCGGGCGCGGAGCGTGGCGGCCGGCCTGGGAGCGGCGCGTGAGGAGTTCGCCGCCGCGTGGAGCCTCTCCCTCTACCACTCGCAGCGGGCCGAGTACGGGCGGGCCGTCGAGCTGGGCGAGGAGCTGCTGGCGATCGGCCGGCGGGAGGGCGACGAGCGTCTCCTGCTCCAGGCGCACCACGCCGTCTGGTTCGCGGTCTTCTGCCTCGGCGACTTCGCGGCCGTCCTCGAGCACGCCGCGGCCGGCGCGGCGCTCTACCCGCTGGGCGCTGGCGAGGAGGAGAGCCTGCGGACGGGCAACCACGACGCCGGCGCCTGCGCCCACCTCTTCGCGGCGCGGTCGCTGTGGTACCTGGGACGTCCGGACGAGGCGCTCGCGGAGGGGGAGAGGGCGCTGGAGCTGGCCGCCGGGTTCAGCCGCCCTGACTCGCTGGCGCACGCCTACGCCCACGCGGCCGAGCTCTTCGTGCTGCGCGGCGACGGCGAGCGCGCCGGCGCGCTGGCCGCGCGATGCCGGGAGGTGGCGGCGGCGAACGGGCTCGGCTTCTGGGCCGCCTGGGCGGCGATCATGCGCGGCAGCGCCCTGGTGCTGCTCGGGAGCGTCGAGGAGGGCATCGCGGCGATGCGCCAGGGCCGGGCGGAGTACCCCGGCATCGGCGTCGCGGAGGAGCTGACCCTGTGGGCGCGCCTGGCCGAGGCGCACGCGGACCTGGGCCAGGCGGGCGAGGCCGAGGAGTGCCTGGCCGCGGCCTTCGCCGCCGCGGACCGCATGGCGGCCGAGGTCTGGCGGGCCGAGCTCCACAGGCTGCGCGGCAAGCTGGCGGCCCTGCGGGGCGAGGCCGCGGCGGAGTGGGCGCCGGCCTTCGACCTCGCCGCCGACGTCGCGAGCCGCCACGGCGCCAGGTCGCTCGAGCTGCGCGCCGCGACGTCGCGCCAGGAGGCGGCCCTGGCGGCGGGGGACGGCGAGCTGCGGCGCGAGGCGCGCGCGAAGCTGGCGGCCGTGCTCGGGACCTTCACCGAGGGCCACGACACCGCCGACCTCAGGCGCGCGCGGGAGCTGCTGGAGGGCGACTGA